The nucleotide sequence GCAAATCCATAAGTATAGCAACGTGCCAAACCCGTTCATTAGGAGACAGATCGCGGGATCTACGCCTAATAGATTGGGAACAAGTACCGTTGAGCCGAACATAGCGAATAGATGTTGGATGCTCAGCATCAAGCTCGATCCGAGCGGTGGTCTTTCGTGAACGCCAATAACACGCTTCATGGGGTTGTATTCCTCCAACTTAGGTATAGGTATGATAATAAATATCCTTGTTGATTCTACCTAGTACGGGAGGAGGTTGGCAAGTGTTATTCGTAGAATTTTATCGATTATTGTCGAATTTCTGAGTTATAAGGACGCTGAAGGCGTTTATGCTTGCTATTGATTAACTCTGCAATGAAAAGGTTAGGCACCCAGCATAGCCATGCAATGACCACAAACGTTTCGTTCGTGTCCATTAATCCTAGCAGTCCAGCAGAAGCGCCTGTATATAATCGAAGTGAAATGGCCGCACAGGAAAGCGCATAGTTTCGTATCATCCATTTTCCGTGCTCGACGTGATCACGCTTCATCACAACACTATTGATGCCGCGATAGAGTGTGTATAACCAGAGAGTCGACAGCATTGCAAAGCCAAGGTGTGCACTCCAGCCTCCATTCGAGTAAAAGGCAAGGTATAATCCGGTTATGCCCCCGATGACAATGAATGCGGAGTAAAAGTAGCCAATCATGCGGTGGATATTCGGGAAACGATGGCGTATTTTTTTAACAAACTGTAACCAACCGATAATAAGCGCAAGTCCAGCTGAAATGGCATGCGCACACAGCACGGAATACCATAGCGCAGGAAGAGTCCCCTTTTCTGTCGTGAATGGTTGCTCTCGCAAGCGATCTGGCGATCCGTATAATATTAATGCATACATTCCAATCGCTACGGCAAGGAAAGCCAATATTCCAAATGTCCACATACGTACGCTGCTCGATCTTACTCTCATATTTAACACCCGCCATAATTTGTTTTATCTGCTAAATAAAAATTAACATCAAGCGAAGATGGCAACAACAGTCGTATGGCGGAGCCAATCCCCGTCGGAGGTAGGATATGTGAATTAGATTTTCCACCGCAAATATGTGATCTTACATATAATAGAGTTGAGAATGTGTGATAGTGTGAGATGAAATCAAAACTTATAACTTAAATTTGACGAAACGTAATTTATATATTATAAATAGGAGGTACATATGATTTCTTTTGAAAAACAAATTTTGTTCCTGCTGACTCGTGTTCCATCCATCTCGATTCAGCAGTTCATCGAAATTTATACCGCTCGCGGCTATACGCAGCAATCGATTCGCAACGCAGTCTCTCGTCTAAAGAAGCTCGGTTATATAGAGGCGAAGGAACGATCGCGCTATTCGATTACAGATCATGGACAGCGCACATTATCTGCGGTTGCGAACAAAGGCTATTATCACTATAGCAATCAGTGGGACGGAGAATGGCAGCTGGTCACCTTCGAAATTCCAGATGTAGATCGAGCTAAACGGTATCAGCTTCGCAATCAATTAACGAACTTAGGATTTGCGCCGTTGCATAAGAACACATACATTTCCCCATGGAACTATGTAGATGAAGTTAATCGATTAGCTGAACAGCTTGAGCTACAGTCGCATGTGACGCAGATGAAGGGACAGCTGCAGCATTTTGAGATGACACGTGAACGGGCGGCCTCGATGTGGAATTTGGATGAGGTGCGCTCATCACAGGACGAAGTATGGGTATGGTTTGAGAATGAATATTTCCCGACTATTAACCGTTTGAAGGAACAAAAAGACGCATTACAGATATTCATAAAATATTTGGAGTTAGGTGAACGTATGGGGGGGCTAGCGATTCTTGATCCGATGCTGCCCGAACCGTTTCTTCCGATAGGCTGGAGAGGCTCTGAGCTTATGAGCTCCCTATACGAACAATTCGCTTCCCTACATCACGATGTGCCAGAAGATGCTTTTTACTATGCATTTATGAAAGGCTAGTTCGATTTGAAAGGGGGTGAATACAATGAAAATAAAGGACAAAAATCTAGTCAAGGGTAACATGACGTTATCTTTGATGCTCATTTTTGCTTTTGTGCTCACCCTCGTAGGTTGTTCTGGAAAGTCTAATGAATCGGATGAAACAGAAACGGCTCAAGCACAGCCTGAACCCGCACAAGTGATGCCGTTCCAGCTAACCTCATCGGCTTTCGAGGATGGGGGGCGGATTGATATTAAATATACATACACCAACAAAAATTTGAGCGTTCCGCTCGCTTGGGGTACTCCACCAGAAGGAACGAAGTCGCTTGCTCTGTTTATGGTAGATCTCCATCCGGTTGCAGGTAATTGGGTACACTGGGTAATCGCCAATATGCCGGCTGATACGAGAGAGCTTTCTGAAGGGGTTTCTAAGACAGAACAAATTCCTCCAGGAAGTTTAGAAATTAAAAACTCGTTCGGCACAGTTGGATTTGGTGGACCACAACCGCCAGTGGGCTCCGGTGATCATGAATACAAGTTTATTTTGTACGCATTGAATGTAGAGTCGATTGAATTGATGAATCGTGTATCATACGAACGCTTTCAAGAGATTGTGAAAGACAATGTGATCGCGTCAGTTGAACTTAGCGGTTTTTATGAAA is from Candidatus Cohnella colombiensis and encodes:
- a CDS encoding PaaX family transcriptional regulator C-terminal domain-containing protein — translated: MISFEKQILFLLTRVPSISIQQFIEIYTARGYTQQSIRNAVSRLKKLGYIEAKERSRYSITDHGQRTLSAVANKGYYHYSNQWDGEWQLVTFEIPDVDRAKRYQLRNQLTNLGFAPLHKNTYISPWNYVDEVNRLAEQLELQSHVTQMKGQLQHFEMTRERAASMWNLDEVRSSQDEVWVWFENEYFPTINRLKEQKDALQIFIKYLELGERMGGLAILDPMLPEPFLPIGWRGSELMSSLYEQFASLHHDVPEDAFYYAFMKG
- a CDS encoding YbhB/YbcL family Raf kinase inhibitor-like protein; its protein translation is MKIKDKNLVKGNMTLSLMLIFAFVLTLVGCSGKSNESDETETAQAQPEPAQVMPFQLTSSAFEDGGRIDIKYTYTNKNLSVPLAWGTPPEGTKSLALFMVDLHPVAGNWVHWVIANMPADTRELSEGVSKTEQIPPGSLEIKNSFGTVGFGGPQPPVGSGDHEYKFILYALNVESIELMNRVSYERFQEIVKDNVIASVELSGFYENK
- a CDS encoding DUF2306 domain-containing protein, whose protein sequence is MRVRSSSVRMWTFGILAFLAVAIGMYALILYGSPDRLREQPFTTEKGTLPALWYSVLCAHAISAGLALIIGWLQFVKKIRHRFPNIHRMIGYFYSAFIVIGGITGLYLAFYSNGGWSAHLGFAMLSTLWLYTLYRGINSVVMKRDHVEHGKWMIRNYALSCAAISLRLYTGASAGLLGLMDTNETFVVIAWLCWVPNLFIAELINSKHKRLQRPYNSEIRQ